Proteins co-encoded in one Streptococcus ruminicola genomic window:
- a CDS encoding ABC transporter permease, with the protein MKKFANLYLALVFVILYIPIAYLIFYSFNQGGDMNGFTGFTLEHYSEMFADSRLMLILIQTFFLAFLSSLLATVIGTFGAIFIYQARRKHQQSILSMNNILMVAPDVMIGASFLILFTRLADIFHFNLGFMTVLLSHIAFSIPIVVLMVLPRLKEMNDDMINAAYDLGATPWQMLKEVMLPYLTPGIISGFFMAFTYSLDDFAVTFFVTGNGFSTLSVEIYSRARRGISLEINALSTIVFIFSILLVIGYYFISQDKKGENNA; encoded by the coding sequence ATGAAAAAATTTGCGAATTTATATCTAGCTTTAGTCTTTGTTATTCTCTACATTCCAATCGCTTATCTGATTTTCTATTCCTTTAATCAAGGCGGTGATATGAATGGCTTTACTGGATTTACCCTAGAACACTATTCAGAAATGTTTGCGGATAGTCGCTTGATGCTTATCCTGATTCAGACATTCTTCTTAGCCTTTTTAAGTTCGCTTTTGGCGACAGTGATTGGGACTTTTGGAGCTATTTTCATCTACCAAGCTCGTCGTAAACACCAGCAATCCATTCTATCAATGAATAATATTTTGATGGTGGCACCTGATGTTATGATTGGTGCAAGCTTTTTGATTCTTTTTACGCGTTTGGCGGATATTTTCCATTTTAATCTTGGATTTATGACAGTTTTGCTTAGTCATATTGCCTTTTCAATTCCGATTGTAGTGCTTATGGTTTTGCCACGACTTAAGGAAATGAATGACGATATGATTAATGCTGCCTATGATTTGGGTGCAACACCTTGGCAAATGTTGAAAGAAGTCATGTTGCCATATTTGACACCTGGTATCATTTCAGGCTTCTTTATGGCATTCACTTATTCCCTTGATGACTTTGCGGTAACTTTCTTTGTTACAGGAAATGGCTTCTCAACCCTTTCTGTTGAAATTTACTCGCGTGCAAGACGAGGAATCTCACTTGAGATTAATGCTCTTTCAACCATTGTCTTCATCTTTAGTATCTTGCTTGTAATTGGTTATTACTTTATTTCACAAGATAAGAAGGGAGAAAACAATGCGTAA
- a CDS encoding ClC family H(+)/Cl(-) exchange transporter: MESYRREYEFSLSSILSFVWRGVIVGCVSGSVVSLFRLLIAKIFAQVVKCYQLSHENPALLGLILLVSLIVVIAIGFLVKSDPDIKGSGIPHVEGELKGLLHPDWWSVLWKKFIGGVLAISMGFMLGREGPSIQLGAMAGKGVAKSLKAQRMEQRVLIASGAAAGLSAAFNAPIAGLLFVVEEIYHQFSRLVWISALVASLVANFISLNIFGLTPVLAMPSDLVILPLHHYWMLLLLGAFLGIMGYLYEKVTLNANLFYDFLGKICHVPNYFYGIFAAILILPIGYFYPQLLGGGNGLITSLSTSHLTFAVVCLYFLIRFVWSTFSYASGLPGGIFLPILTLGSLLGFGFGLGMHQIGFISTSVLVNFLVLGMAGYFGAISKAPLTAIILVTEMVGDFRQLMTIAVVTLVAYIVMDLLKGEPIYEAMLANLSIPKDREVIEPTLIELTVSDKIAGKRVRDLTLPKNVLITTQIHRKKSEVVCGSTVLNAGDTIFLVVNEPEIGKIRKLLM, encoded by the coding sequence ATGGAAAGTTATCGTAGAGAGTACGAGTTTTCGCTATCCTCAATCCTTAGCTTTGTCTGGCGTGGTGTTATTGTAGGATGTGTTTCCGGAAGCGTGGTCAGTCTTTTTCGACTCTTGATTGCCAAGATTTTCGCACAAGTGGTCAAGTGTTATCAACTCTCGCATGAAAATCCAGCTTTACTTGGTTTGATTTTACTAGTGAGTTTGATTGTTGTCATTGCTATCGGATTTTTGGTTAAATCTGATCCAGATATTAAAGGCTCTGGGATTCCTCACGTCGAAGGAGAGTTGAAAGGCTTACTTCATCCTGATTGGTGGTCTGTTCTTTGGAAAAAATTCATTGGTGGTGTCCTAGCCATTTCAATGGGATTTATGCTAGGGCGTGAAGGTCCAAGTATTCAACTTGGGGCCATGGCTGGAAAAGGTGTAGCGAAATCATTGAAAGCACAGCGCATGGAACAACGTGTCTTGATTGCTAGTGGTGCAGCAGCAGGTTTGTCTGCTGCCTTTAATGCTCCAATTGCAGGTCTTCTTTTTGTTGTTGAAGAAATTTATCATCAATTTTCGCGTTTGGTTTGGATTTCAGCGCTGGTTGCGAGCTTGGTAGCCAATTTTATTTCGTTAAATATCTTTGGTTTGACTCCTGTGCTTGCCATGCCAAGCGATCTTGTTATTTTGCCTTTACATCATTATTGGATGCTTTTGCTTTTAGGGGCATTTTTAGGCATAATGGGTTATCTTTACGAAAAAGTAACCTTGAATGCGAATCTATTTTATGACTTCTTAGGCAAAATTTGTCACGTTCCCAATTATTTTTATGGTATTTTTGCGGCTATCTTGATTCTGCCAATTGGTTATTTCTACCCGCAATTATTAGGTGGCGGAAATGGCTTGATTACATCATTGTCAACTAGTCATTTGACTTTTGCAGTGGTTTGCTTGTACTTTCTTATCCGCTTTGTTTGGAGTACGTTTAGTTATGCCAGTGGTTTACCGGGTGGGATTTTCCTTCCGATTTTGACTTTGGGGTCATTATTAGGTTTTGGTTTTGGTCTAGGCATGCACCAAATTGGCTTTATCAGCACATCTGTCCTTGTTAATTTTCTCGTTCTTGGTATGGCTGGTTATTTTGGTGCTATTTCAAAAGCTCCGCTGACTGCCATTATTTTGGTAACAGAAATGGTAGGAGATTTCCGACAATTGATGACTATTGCAGTCGTTACTTTGGTAGCTTACATTGTAATGGATCTTCTAAAAGGTGAGCCAATCTATGAGGCTATGTTGGCAAATTTATCTATTCCAAAAGACCGCGAAGTTATTGAACCAACGCTTATTGAGTTAACCGTGTCAGATAAAATCGCTGGCAAACGTGTTCGTGATTTGACTCTTCCTAAAAACGTTTTGATTACAACTCAGATTCATCGCAAGAAATCAGAAGTGGTCTGCGGAAGCACTGTTTTAAATGCTGGTGATACAATTTTCTTGGTGGTTAATGAACCAGAAATTGGAAAAATTCGCAAATTATTGATGTAA
- the murB gene encoding UDP-N-acetylmuramate dehydrogenase: MLEFLNDELKGIDIRVNEPLKKYTYTKVGGPADYLAFPRNRYELIRIVEFANKNDIPWMVLGNASNIIVRDGGIRGFVIMFDKLNTVTVNGYVIEAEAGANLVETTRIAKYHSLTGFEFACGIPGSVGGAVFMNAGAYGGEISHVLVSAQVLTKEGKVKTIEARDMKFGYRHSAVQDSGDIVISAKFALKPGDYVLIEQEMARLTHLRELKQPLEYPSCGSVFKRPVGHFAGQLITEANLKGHRIGGVEVSKKHAGFMVNVADGTAQDYEDLIAYVIDTVEKNSGVRLEREVRIIGEKKD; this comes from the coding sequence ATGTTAGAATTTTTAAATGATGAACTAAAAGGGATTGATATTCGAGTTAATGAACCCTTAAAAAAATATACTTACACGAAAGTGGGAGGTCCAGCGGACTATCTCGCTTTTCCACGTAATCGATATGAATTGATTCGTATTGTTGAATTTGCTAATAAAAATGATATTCCATGGATGGTGCTTGGAAATGCTAGTAACATCATTGTTCGTGATGGTGGTATCCGTGGTTTTGTTATCATGTTTGACAAATTAAATACAGTCACAGTTAACGGCTATGTGATTGAAGCAGAAGCTGGTGCTAACTTGGTTGAAACAACACGTATCGCCAAATACCACAGTTTAACTGGTTTTGAATTTGCTTGTGGTATTCCAGGTAGCGTTGGTGGTGCTGTCTTCATGAACGCTGGTGCTTATGGCGGAGAAATTTCGCATGTCTTGGTATCAGCTCAAGTACTTACCAAAGAAGGTAAAGTTAAGACAATTGAAGCTCGTGACATGAAGTTTGGTTACCGTCATTCAGCGGTCCAAGATAGCGGTGATATTGTTATTTCAGCAAAATTCGCCCTTAAACCAGGTGATTATGTTTTGATTGAGCAAGAAATGGCACGTTTAACTCACTTACGTGAATTAAAACAACCCCTTGAATACCCATCATGTGGGTCAGTCTTCAAACGTCCAGTTGGACACTTTGCTGGACAATTAATCACAGAAGCCAACCTTAAAGGACACCGTATTGGTGGCGTTGAAGTTAGTAAAAAACACGCAGGCTTTATGGTAAATGTCGCTGACGGTACAGCTCAAGATTATGAAGATTTGATTGCTTATGTTATTGACACAGTTGAGAAAAATTCAGGCGTTCGTTTAGAGCGCGAAGTTCGCATTATCGGCGAGAAAAAAGATTAA
- a CDS encoding beta-glucoside-specific PTS transporter subunit IIABC, producing MAKDYTELAQDIVAHVGGKDNILKLVHCVTRLRFTLKDESKADDDYLKQRDGIVTVVKAGGQYQVVIGNHVPDVYDTVLKVAGIQGDGGIDVNEGDVPQGNIFDQFIALVSGLFQPMLGALSAAGMIKGLVAILAAVGVKETSGLYVILNAAGDGFFQFLPVILALTAAKRFKMEQFTALALSFALVYPNIAASFANGNVDFLGLPVIFPSSSYLQTVLPIILTVWVGSKIEKFFKKIIPDVVKVFVVPFFVILITVPLAYLAIGPVMNWASNLIGVIFTNIYGFSPIVFGILLGALWQVLVMFGLHWGLVPIAILDFSTKGWSTLLVASTAICFAQAGALLNIFLRTKEDKVKQLTIPAFISALFGVTEPAIYGITLPMRTPFIMTCVAGAIQGAFLGFFNTTAYTMGGMGLFAIPSYFTPKHVPAGANTDVNNVWYFLIAILMSFVLGFVLTQLTKIPYLYGGPDVKPVGGDKAAEPVAELKELKQEIIASPMIGQVVKLENVPDEVFASGAMGKGIAIDPADGTVVAPAAGEITLVFPTGHAIGMRTENGAEILIHVGMDTVSLAGKGFNTFVQVGDKVDAGQKLLEFDLATIREANLPVISPVIVTNSTEFEDVLTTQDARVNIGDYLLTTLA from the coding sequence ATGGCTAAAGATTATACTGAATTGGCACAAGATATTGTTGCTCACGTTGGTGGGAAAGACAATATCCTCAAATTAGTTCACTGTGTGACTCGCTTACGTTTCACCTTGAAGGATGAAAGTAAAGCAGATGACGATTATCTCAAACAACGAGATGGTATTGTGACTGTAGTCAAAGCAGGTGGACAATACCAAGTGGTTATCGGAAACCATGTTCCAGATGTCTATGACACTGTTTTAAAAGTTGCCGGTATCCAAGGTGATGGTGGTATTGATGTTAACGAAGGAGATGTTCCTCAAGGTAACATCTTCGATCAATTCATCGCTTTGGTTTCTGGACTTTTCCAACCAATGCTAGGAGCTCTTTCTGCTGCTGGTATGATTAAAGGTTTGGTAGCTATTTTAGCAGCAGTAGGAGTGAAGGAAACAAGTGGTCTTTATGTTATTTTAAATGCCGCTGGTGATGGCTTCTTCCAATTCTTGCCAGTTATCTTGGCATTAACAGCAGCAAAACGTTTCAAAATGGAACAATTCACTGCTTTAGCACTAAGCTTTGCTTTGGTTTATCCAAATATTGCAGCAAGTTTCGCAAATGGAAATGTTGATTTCTTAGGACTTCCAGTTATCTTCCCATCATCAAGTTATCTTCAAACAGTTCTTCCAATTATCTTGACAGTTTGGGTTGGTTCAAAAATTGAAAAATTCTTCAAGAAAATCATTCCTGATGTGGTAAAAGTCTTCGTTGTACCATTCTTTGTTATCTTAATCACTGTTCCACTTGCTTATTTGGCAATTGGTCCTGTTATGAACTGGGCATCTAACCTTATCGGTGTTATCTTCACTAATATTTATGGCTTTAGTCCAATTGTCTTTGGTATTTTACTTGGTGCCTTGTGGCAAGTTCTTGTTATGTTTGGTCTTCACTGGGGTCTTGTTCCAATTGCAATCTTGGACTTCTCTACTAAAGGTTGGAGTACATTACTTGTCGCATCAACAGCTATCTGTTTTGCTCAAGCAGGTGCCCTTCTCAACATTTTCCTTCGCACAAAAGAAGATAAAGTTAAACAATTGACTATTCCAGCTTTTATCTCAGCTCTCTTTGGGGTTACTGAACCAGCTATTTATGGTATTACACTTCCAATGCGCACACCATTTATCATGACATGTGTGGCTGGAGCTATTCAAGGAGCATTCTTAGGTTTCTTTAACACAACTGCTTACACAATGGGTGGTATGGGACTCTTTGCTATCCCATCATACTTCACTCCAAAACATGTTCCTGCAGGAGCAAACACAGATGTAAACAATGTTTGGTATTTCCTTATTGCCATTTTAATGTCATTTGTTCTTGGATTTGTATTGACACAATTGACTAAAATTCCTTACCTTTACGGTGGACCAGATGTTAAACCTGTAGGTGGTGACAAAGCGGCAGAACCAGTTGCTGAACTTAAAGAATTAAAACAAGAAATTATTGCAAGCCCAATGATTGGTCAAGTTGTTAAACTTGAAAATGTTCCAGACGAAGTATTTGCGTCTGGTGCTATGGGAAAAGGGATTGCTATTGATCCTGCTGACGGTACTGTAGTTGCCCCAGCAGCTGGTGAAATTACTCTTGTCTTCCCAACTGGACATGCTATCGGTATGCGTACTGAAAACGGTGCTGAAATCTTGATTCACGTTGGTATGGATACCGTGTCACTTGCTGGTAAAGGCTTCAATACATTTGTTCAAGTTGGTGATAAAGTTGACGCTGGTCAAAAATTACTTGAGTTTGATTTGGCAACGATTCGTGAGGCTAATCTTCCAGTTATCTCACCAGTGATTGTTACTAATTCGACAGAATTTGAAGATGTTCTCACAACACAAGATGCACGTGTTAACATTGGTGACTATCTT
- the folP gene encoding dihydropteroate synthase, which yields MKIGKHDIDGKACIMGVLNVTPDSFSDGGSYTSIEKALEQAEKMIAEGAKIIDVGGESTRPGYTFVEAADEINRVVPVIKALKEKFDILVSIDTYKTETARAALEAGADILNDVWAGLYDGEMLALAAEKNVPIILMHNQKEEKYDNITKEVCDFLVERAKAALDAGITKENIWIDPGFGFAKNEAQNIELLQGLDAVCQLGYPVLFGISRKRTVDYLLGGGTAALERDMGTAALSAWAIAKGCQIVRVHNVDLNRDIVKVISQLV from the coding sequence ATGAAAATCGGTAAACATGACATTGATGGCAAAGCTTGTATCATGGGAGTTCTAAATGTCACTCCAGATTCTTTTTCTGATGGAGGTTCTTACACATCGATTGAGAAAGCGCTTGAGCAAGCAGAGAAAATGATTGCTGAAGGGGCGAAAATTATCGATGTTGGTGGCGAGTCAACACGACCAGGTTACACTTTTGTGGAAGCAGCTGATGAGATTAATCGTGTTGTACCAGTTATTAAGGCTCTCAAGGAAAAATTTGATATCCTAGTCAGTATTGATACCTACAAAACAGAAACTGCGCGTGCTGCCTTAGAAGCAGGAGCAGATATTTTAAATGATGTTTGGGCAGGACTTTACGATGGGGAAATGCTTGCGCTTGCTGCTGAAAAAAACGTGCCAATTATTTTGATGCACAATCAAAAAGAAGAAAAGTATGACAATATTACCAAAGAAGTTTGTGACTTTTTAGTAGAACGTGCTAAAGCAGCATTGGACGCTGGTATTACTAAAGAAAATATCTGGATTGATCCAGGATTTGGTTTTGCTAAAAATGAAGCACAAAACATTGAACTTTTGCAAGGCTTGGATGCTGTTTGTCAGCTTGGATACCCAGTTCTTTTTGGTATTTCCCGTAAACGCACAGTAGATTATCTGCTAGGTGGCGGGACAGCAGCTCTTGAGCGTGATATGGGAACAGCGGCATTGTCAGCTTGGGCAATTGCTAAAGGTTGTCAAATCGTTCGCGTGCATAATGTTGATCTCAATCGTGACATTGTTAAAGTGATTAGTCAACTCGTTTGA
- a CDS encoding ABC transporter ATP-binding protein, with protein MTNPIIAFKNVSKVFEDNGTVVLKDINFELEEGKFYTLLGASGSGKSTILNIIAGLLQPTTGDVFLDGERINDIPINKRDVHTVFQNYALFPHMNVFENVAFPLKLKKVDKKEIERRVEEALKMVRLAGFENRQIQKLSGGQRQRVAIARAIINEPRVVLLDEPLSALDLKLRTEMQYELRELQQRLGITFVFVTHDQEEALAMSDWIFVMNDGEIVQSGTPVDIYDEPINHFVATFIGESNIIPGKMIEDYLVEFNGKRFEAVDGGMRPNEAVEVVIRPEDLQITMPEEGKLRVKVDTQLFRGVHYEIIAHDELGNEWLIHSTRKAIEGEVIGLDFTPEDIHIMRLNETEEEFDARLEEYVEMEEHEDGLIHAIEEERNEEK; from the coding sequence TTGACTAATCCAATTATTGCATTTAAAAACGTATCAAAAGTATTTGAAGATAACGGTACAGTTGTTTTAAAGGATATTAACTTTGAGTTAGAAGAAGGAAAATTTTACACCCTTCTTGGTGCTTCAGGTTCAGGTAAATCAACGATTTTAAATATCATTGCAGGGCTTTTACAGCCAACCACAGGTGATGTTTTCCTTGATGGAGAGCGTATCAATGATATCCCAATCAATAAACGTGATGTTCACACCGTTTTTCAAAATTACGCCCTTTTCCCTCATATGAATGTCTTTGAAAATGTCGCTTTTCCTCTAAAATTAAAAAAAGTCGACAAAAAAGAAATTGAACGACGAGTGGAAGAAGCTCTTAAAATGGTACGTTTGGCTGGTTTTGAGAATCGCCAGATTCAAAAATTATCTGGTGGGCAGCGTCAGCGTGTCGCGATTGCGCGTGCTATCATCAATGAACCTCGCGTGGTTTTGCTTGATGAACCTTTATCAGCCTTGGATTTGAAGTTGCGTACAGAAATGCAATACGAACTTCGTGAATTACAACAACGTCTTGGTATTACCTTTGTTTTCGTCACTCACGACCAAGAAGAAGCTTTGGCAATGTCAGACTGGATTTTCGTTATGAATGATGGCGAAATCGTCCAATCAGGTACACCAGTAGATATTTATGACGAGCCAATTAACCACTTTGTGGCTACCTTCATCGGTGAGTCTAATATCATTCCTGGTAAAATGATTGAAGACTATTTGGTTGAGTTTAACGGCAAACGTTTTGAAGCGGTTGACGGTGGTATGCGACCAAATGAAGCGGTTGAAGTGGTTATCCGTCCAGAAGATTTGCAAATCACAATGCCTGAAGAAGGTAAACTACGTGTGAAAGTCGATACCCAACTTTTCCGTGGGGTACACTATGAAATCATTGCTCACGATGAACTTGGTAACGAATGGTTGATTCACTCAACACGTAAAGCCATCGAAGGGGAAGTCATTGGACTTGATTTCACACCAGAAGATATTCATATCATGCGCTTGAATGAAACAGAAGAAGAATTCGATGCGCGTCTTGAAGAATACGTTGAAATGGAAGAGCATGAAGATGGTTTGATTCATGCCATCGAGGAGGAGCGCAATGAAGAAAAATAA
- the folK gene encoding 2-amino-4-hydroxy-6-hydroxymethyldihydropteridine diphosphokinase, whose amino-acid sequence MISVYLSLGSNIGDKKAYLEAALERLNQLPQTSLASVSSFYETAAWGKTDQDDFLNICCQLKTELAAQQLLIECQQIEKDLHRVRHEHWGPRTIDIDILLYGSEHIATESLKVPHPYMTERAFVLVPLFEIAPSLEICGHSITSYLKTLNLEEVRKLQS is encoded by the coding sequence ATGATTAGCGTTTATTTAAGTTTAGGCAGTAATATTGGTGATAAAAAAGCCTATCTTGAAGCGGCTCTTGAACGTCTAAATCAACTGCCTCAAACATCGCTTGCTTCCGTTTCCTCATTTTATGAAACAGCAGCTTGGGGTAAGACGGACCAAGATGATTTTTTGAACATTTGTTGTCAATTAAAAACAGAATTAGCTGCTCAGCAATTATTGATAGAGTGTCAACAAATCGAGAAGGATTTGCACCGTGTTCGCCATGAACATTGGGGACCTCGTACCATTGATATTGATATTCTTTTGTATGGTAGCGAGCATATCGCAACAGAGAGCCTTAAGGTGCCGCATCCTTACATGACAGAGCGTGCTTTTGTCCTTGTACCGCTTTTTGAGATTGCTCCGTCACTTGAAATTTGTGGTCATTCTATTACATCTTATTTAAAAACATTAAATCTTGAAGAAGTGCGAAAACTTCAGTCGTAA
- a CDS encoding ABC transporter substrate-binding protein has translation MRKLYTFFLGLVAVTLILFGVSVYMQKTSSSSSQSDKLVIYNWGDYIDPELITKFTKETGIEVQYETFDSNESMYTKIKQGGTTYDITVPSDYMIDKMRKEHLLIKLDKSQIKGLDNIGSKFMGMSFDKHNDYSVPYFWGTLGIVYNDTMVDKVPEHWSDLWKQEYKNDIMLVDGAREAMGIGLGTLGYSLNTKSMTELNAASKKLDDLTPNIKAIVGDEMKGYMINDDAAIGVTFSGEASEMLNSNEHLHYVVPSEGSNLWFDNLVIPKTAKHIKEAYAFINFMLEPENAAQNAEYIGYATPNIEAKKLLPNDIKENKAFYPSEETFNHLEVYDNLGQKWLGIYNDLYLQFKMYRK, from the coding sequence ATGCGTAAATTATATACGTTTTTCCTAGGGCTTGTTGCGGTAACCTTGATTCTATTTGGTGTTTCAGTTTACATGCAAAAAACATCAAGTTCATCAAGTCAATCTGATAAATTAGTCATTTACAACTGGGGTGATTATATCGATCCAGAGTTGATTACAAAATTCACCAAAGAAACAGGAATTGAGGTTCAGTACGAAACTTTTGATTCTAATGAATCAATGTATACCAAGATTAAGCAAGGTGGAACAACTTACGACATCACCGTGCCGTCAGATTACATGATTGATAAGATGAGAAAAGAACATTTGCTCATCAAATTAGATAAATCTCAAATCAAAGGCTTAGATAACATCGGTTCAAAATTCATGGGCATGAGTTTTGATAAGCATAATGATTATTCAGTGCCATATTTCTGGGGAACGCTTGGTATCGTCTATAATGATACTATGGTCGATAAGGTGCCAGAGCATTGGTCAGATTTATGGAAACAAGAATACAAGAATGATATCATGTTAGTTGATGGCGCTCGTGAAGCAATGGGAATCGGTCTTGGAACTCTTGGCTACAGCTTAAATACCAAATCGATGACTGAGCTAAATGCCGCTTCAAAGAAACTTGATGACCTAACACCAAATATCAAAGCTATTGTCGGTGACGAGATGAAAGGTTACATGATTAATGACGATGCTGCGATTGGAGTCACATTCTCAGGTGAAGCAAGTGAGATGCTTAACTCAAATGAGCATCTTCACTATGTGGTGCCTAGCGAAGGGTCTAACCTTTGGTTTGACAACTTAGTGATTCCAAAAACAGCTAAGCACATTAAAGAAGCTTATGCCTTTATCAACTTCATGTTAGAACCTGAAAATGCTGCGCAAAATGCAGAATACATTGGTTATGCTACACCAAATATAGAAGCCAAGAAACTTTTGCCAAATGACATTAAAGAAAATAAAGCTTTTTATCCATCTGAAGAGACCTTTAACCATTTGGAAGTTTATGATAACCTTGGTCAAAAATGGCTTGGTATTTATAACGATTTATACTTACAATTTAAAATGTATCGCAAATGA
- a CDS encoding ABC transporter permease → MKKNNFFSIPYILWLILFVIAPVILILWQSFFDIQGHFTLDNYKTFFSSWTYLRMSFNSILYAAIITLVTLLISYPTAYFLTQLKHKQLWLMLVVLPTWINLLLKAYAFMGIFGQHGGVNAFLSFVGIGPKQILFTDFSFIFVASYIEIPFMILPIFNALDDIDTNLINASHDLGGNGFQTFTKVVFPLSLNGVRSGVQSVFIPSLSLFMLTRLIGGNRVITLGTAIEQHFLTTQNWGMGSTIGVILIMAMLVIMWMTKERRK, encoded by the coding sequence ATGAAGAAAAATAATTTCTTCTCGATTCCATATATTTTATGGTTGATACTGTTTGTCATTGCTCCCGTCATTTTGATTTTATGGCAGTCATTCTTTGATATCCAAGGACATTTTACCTTGGATAATTACAAGACTTTCTTTAGTTCTTGGACTTATCTTCGAATGAGTTTTAATTCGATTTTATATGCTGCCATCATTACCCTTGTGACCTTGTTGATTTCTTACCCAACAGCATATTTTTTGACACAGCTTAAGCATAAGCAGTTGTGGTTGATGCTTGTGGTTTTACCAACTTGGATTAATCTCTTGTTAAAAGCTTACGCTTTTATGGGGATTTTTGGACAACATGGTGGCGTTAACGCCTTCTTATCATTTGTCGGTATTGGTCCAAAACAAATTTTATTCACAGATTTTTCATTTATCTTTGTTGCTTCTTACATTGAAATTCCATTTATGATTCTACCGATTTTCAATGCGCTTGATGATATTGATACCAATCTCATCAATGCGAGTCATGATTTAGGTGGAAATGGCTTCCAAACCTTTACAAAGGTTGTCTTTCCTTTATCACTAAATGGTGTGAGAAGTGGGGTACAATCAGTCTTTATCCCAAGTCTTAGCTTGTTCATGTTGACTCGTTTGATTGGCGGTAACCGTGTGATTACACTGGGGACAGCAATTGAGCAGCACTTCTTGACAACACAAAACTGGGGAATGGGTTCAACCATTGGTGTGATTTTAATCATGGCAATGCTTGTGATTATGTGGATGACTAAGGAGAGACGAAAATGA
- the licT gene encoding BglG family transcription antiterminator LicT — translation MRIEKVYNNNVVLAKGDEGEEIIVMGRGLGFQKKSGDEIDTSLVEKTFVMQDSSATHELTRVYIDLSPIETEVVLDIIKHGQEVLETNFDTAFYIALADHLHYTLQRSRENIIVQNPLSWEIRKFFPKEYQLGRDALKIVFEKLGVILPDDEVSSIALHFINAQKDSGLVKQSYQISKIVTDILGIVRLFYGKVSDEDSVSYNRFVTHIQYFAQRVVNGVVQGKNDSFLYEQVKLNYPEAFSCSEKIKNYIESSHNFPMSRDEQVYITIHIQRLETSSK, via the coding sequence ATGAGGATAGAAAAAGTCTATAATAACAATGTTGTTTTGGCTAAGGGGGATGAGGGAGAAGAGATTATCGTCATGGGGAGAGGACTTGGTTTTCAAAAGAAATCAGGTGACGAGATTGATACTTCTTTAGTTGAAAAAACATTTGTTATGCAAGATAGCTCTGCTACACATGAGTTAACGCGTGTTTATATTGACTTGTCACCAATAGAGACAGAGGTTGTTCTTGATATTATCAAGCATGGTCAAGAAGTATTAGAAACTAATTTTGACACAGCATTCTACATTGCTCTTGCAGACCATTTGCATTACACACTTCAGCGAAGTCGTGAGAACATCATTGTGCAAAATCCTTTGTCTTGGGAGATTCGTAAATTTTTTCCAAAGGAGTATCAGCTTGGTCGTGATGCCCTTAAGATTGTTTTTGAAAAGCTAGGTGTTATTCTGCCTGATGATGAGGTTTCATCAATTGCGCTTCATTTTATCAATGCTCAGAAAGACTCTGGTTTGGTTAAGCAAAGCTATCAAATTTCAAAGATTGTGACAGATATTTTAGGGATTGTTCGTTTGTTTTACGGAAAAGTTTCTGATGAAGATTCTGTCAGCTATAATCGTTTTGTGACTCATATTCAGTATTTTGCGCAACGTGTCGTCAATGGAGTGGTACAAGGTAAAAATGACAGCTTTTTGTATGAACAAGTGAAGCTGAATTACCCAGAAGCTTTTTCTTGCTCTGAAAAAATAAAGAATTATATCGAAAGCTCACACAATTTTCCGATGAGTCGAGATGAACAAGTCTATATCACCATTCACATTCAACGACTGGAAACAAGTAGCAAATAA
- the folB gene encoding dihydroneopterin aldolase: MDKIHLKGCRFYGYHGAFAEEQTLGQIFVVDCTLSVDLAKASQSDRLEDTVHYGLVFEAIKKQVEENKYILIERLAGAICQDIFEQFPPVQAITLKISKENPPINGHYDSVGIELERERV, translated from the coding sequence ATGGATAAAATTCATTTAAAAGGATGCCGTTTTTACGGTTACCATGGTGCTTTTGCAGAAGAACAAACATTAGGGCAAATTTTTGTTGTTGATTGTACCTTGTCTGTTGATTTGGCAAAAGCATCGCAGTCTGATCGTTTAGAAGATACTGTTCATTATGGTTTAGTTTTTGAAGCTATCAAAAAACAAGTTGAAGAAAATAAATACATTTTGATTGAACGTCTGGCTGGGGCAATTTGCCAGGACATTTTTGAACAGTTTCCGCCAGTTCAAGCAATTACTTTAAAAATTTCCAAGGAAAATCCACCCATTAATGGGCATTATGATTCTGTTGGTATTGAGTTAGAACGGGAGAGGGTATGA